Proteins from one Caulobacter sp. X genomic window:
- a CDS encoding acyl-CoA dehydrogenase family protein, producing MDLAFSAEDLAFQQEVRDWIATAYDDDLRRQMSQSKNGYLDKAGQVKWQKKLYERGWAAPDWPVEHGGPGFTASQRYIFNMEMSLAGVPTSSPMGLKMVAPVIMAFGSDAQKAQHLPPILSSDVWWCQGYSEPGSGSDLASLQMRAERDGDDYVLNGSKIWTTHAQWADWMFCLVRTSTEGRPQEGISFLLLRMDTPGIQIKPLPTLDGPPENEQEINQVFFDNVRVPVANRIGEENKGWTYAKYLLEFERGNAYAPGLMHMLKKVKRIAALELADDGGRLIDDPDFRSKISNLEIQVQALDASELRIFSGRSAGKAIGPASSMLKCVGSEQQQAITELTLEAVGAYAAPFVRDTWSKSNEGRAGPDYAAPAAPAYFSYRKTSIYAGSNEIQRNIMAKMVLGL from the coding sequence ATGGACCTGGCGTTCTCGGCCGAGGATCTGGCCTTCCAGCAAGAGGTGCGCGACTGGATCGCCACCGCCTATGACGACGACCTGCGCCGCCAGATGAGCCAGTCCAAGAACGGCTATCTGGACAAGGCCGGCCAGGTGAAGTGGCAGAAGAAGCTCTATGAACGCGGCTGGGCGGCGCCGGATTGGCCCGTCGAGCATGGCGGGCCGGGCTTCACGGCCTCGCAGCGCTACATCTTCAACATGGAGATGAGCCTGGCGGGCGTTCCGACCTCGTCGCCGATGGGGCTGAAGATGGTCGCGCCGGTGATCATGGCCTTCGGGTCCGACGCGCAGAAGGCCCAGCACCTGCCGCCGATCCTGAGCTCCGACGTCTGGTGGTGCCAGGGCTATTCCGAGCCGGGGTCGGGCTCGGACCTCGCCAGCCTGCAGATGCGGGCCGAGCGGGACGGCGATGACTATGTGCTGAACGGCTCGAAGATCTGGACCACCCACGCCCAGTGGGCCGACTGGATGTTCTGCCTGGTCCGCACTTCGACGGAGGGGCGCCCGCAGGAGGGCATCTCGTTCCTGCTGCTGCGGATGGACACGCCCGGCATCCAGATCAAGCCGCTGCCCACCCTGGACGGTCCGCCGGAAAACGAGCAGGAGATCAACCAGGTCTTCTTCGACAATGTCCGCGTGCCGGTCGCCAACCGCATCGGCGAGGAGAACAAGGGCTGGACCTACGCCAAGTACCTCTTGGAGTTCGAGCGGGGCAACGCCTATGCGCCGGGCCTGATGCACATGCTTAAGAAGGTCAAGCGCATCGCCGCCCTGGAGCTGGCCGACGACGGCGGGCGGCTGATCGACGATCCCGACTTCCGCAGCAAGATCAGCAATCTCGAGATCCAGGTCCAGGCGCTGGACGCCAGCGAGCTGCGGATCTTCTCCGGTCGCTCGGCGGGCAAGGCCATCGGCCCGGCCTCGTCGATGCTGAAGTGCGTCGGCTCCGAGCAGCAGCAGGCGATCACCGAACTGACCCTCGAGGCGGTCGGGGCCTACGCCGCGCCGTTCGTGCGCGACACCTGGTCGAAGAGCAACGAGGGCAGGGCGGGCCCCGACTACGCCGCGCCCGCCGCGCCGGCCTATTTCAGCTATCGCAAGACCTCGATCTACGCGGGCTCCAACGAGATCCAGCGCAACATCATGGCCAAGATGGTGCTGGGGCTTTAA
- a CDS encoding dihydrofolate reductase encodes MTLPTLAIVVARAANGVIGRDGDLPWRLKSDLALFKANTLGKPIIMGRKTWDSLPRKPLPGRMNVVLTRDQSFEPEGAIACETWSEAVQIAREQAADDGVDEVCVIGGRALFELALPKARRLYLTDVDAQVDGDVHFPVFDENAWTEVRREAHAAGEGDDHAFVFRVLERR; translated from the coding sequence ATGACCCTGCCCACCCTCGCCATTGTCGTCGCCCGCGCCGCCAACGGGGTGATCGGTCGCGACGGCGACCTGCCCTGGCGGCTGAAGTCGGACCTGGCCCTGTTCAAGGCCAACACCCTGGGCAAGCCCATCATCATGGGCCGCAAGACCTGGGACAGCCTGCCGCGCAAGCCCCTCCCCGGCCGGATGAATGTCGTGCTGACCCGCGACCAGAGCTTCGAGCCCGAAGGCGCGATCGCCTGCGAAACCTGGTCGGAGGCCGTGCAGATCGCCAGGGAGCAGGCCGCCGACGATGGCGTCGACGAGGTCTGCGTGATCGGCGGCCGCGCCCTGTTCGAGCTGGCCCTGCCCAAGGCCAGGCGGCTCTATCTCACCGACGTCGACGCCCAGGTCGATGGCGACGTTCATTTCCCCGTCTTTGACGAAAACGCCTGGACCGAGGTTCGCCGCGAGGCGCACGCCGCAGGCGAGGGTGACGATCACGCGTTCGTATTCAGAGTATTGGAGCGCCGCTGA
- a CDS encoding SMP-30/gluconolactonase/LRE family protein, which yields MDIQLAAEGLQFPEGPVAMADGSVIVTEIQGQRLTRIWPDGRKETVAQTGGGPNGAAIGPDGALYVTNNGGSFAFFEANGLNIPGPTPPTHTGGSIQRVDLATGAVTTLYAECDGKPLVGPNDLVFDKQGGFWFTDHGCSTPDGRKYGALYYALADGSKITRWRDHFVSPNGVGLSPDEKTVYMADTMLGRLWSFDVASPGVLAEAAPLMPGNVVCNLPGYQLLDSLAVEAGGKICVATIINGGVTAFDPDGSTEHYAFPDVIVTNICFGGADMRDAWITASGTGKLYKARWPRPGLKLNFNG from the coding sequence ATGGACATCCAACTGGCGGCCGAAGGCCTGCAGTTTCCCGAAGGCCCCGTGGCCATGGCCGACGGCTCGGTCATCGTCACCGAGATCCAGGGCCAGCGCCTGACGCGGATCTGGCCCGACGGCCGCAAGGAGACGGTGGCGCAGACCGGCGGCGGCCCCAACGGCGCGGCGATCGGCCCCGATGGCGCGCTCTATGTCACCAACAACGGCGGCAGCTTCGCCTTCTTCGAGGCCAATGGCCTGAACATTCCCGGCCCGACGCCGCCGACGCACACGGGCGGCTCGATCCAGCGGGTGGACCTGGCGACCGGCGCGGTGACCACGCTCTACGCCGAATGCGACGGCAAACCCCTGGTCGGGCCCAACGATCTGGTCTTCGACAAGCAGGGCGGCTTCTGGTTCACCGACCACGGCTGCTCGACGCCGGACGGCCGAAAGTACGGGGCGCTCTACTACGCCCTGGCCGACGGCTCGAAGATCACCCGCTGGCGGGACCACTTCGTCTCGCCCAACGGCGTGGGCCTCTCGCCCGACGAGAAGACCGTCTACATGGCCGACACCATGCTGGGCCGGCTATGGTCGTTCGACGTGGCTTCGCCCGGCGTCCTGGCCGAGGCCGCGCCGCTGATGCCGGGCAATGTGGTCTGCAACCTGCCGGGTTACCAACTGCTGGACAGCCTGGCGGTCGAGGCCGGCGGCAAGATCTGCGTGGCGACGATCATCAACGGCGGCGTCACCGCCTTCGATCCCGATGGCTCGACCGAGCACTACGCCTTCCCGGACGTCATCGTGACCAACATCTGCTTTGGCGGCGCCGACATGCGCGACGCCTGGATCACCGCGTCGGGGACGGGGAAGCTCTATAAGGCGCGGTGGCCGCGGCCGGGGCTGAAGCTGAACTTCAACGGGTAG
- a CDS encoding NADH:flavin oxidoreductase has protein sequence MAIDALFKPFEFKSLKLPNRVVMAPMTRSFSPGGVPTDDVAAYYRRRAENEVGLIVTEGTGVARPASLNDAKVPRFHGEKELAAWKKVVDEVHAAGGLIAPQLWHVGAAKGPDQLGKVDSPSGLSKAGGTPFTEPMTDADIADTIAAFGQAAADAKRLGFDAVELHGAHGYLIDQFFWSGTNVRTDKWGGPTIGERGRFAAEILKAVRAAVGPDYPVIIRLSQWKQQDYAARLATTPQEMEAWLQPLADAGADIFHCSQRRFWEPEFEGSDLNFAGWAKKLTGAPTITVGSVGLSGEFIAAFGGEGSQPASLDRLLERLERNEFDLVGVGRALLQDPEWVVKVHEGRNDELKSFERQALGVLY, from the coding sequence ATGGCCATCGACGCCCTGTTCAAGCCCTTCGAGTTCAAGTCGCTGAAGCTGCCCAACCGGGTGGTGATGGCGCCGATGACGCGGTCGTTCTCGCCCGGCGGCGTGCCGACCGACGACGTCGCCGCCTACTATCGCCGCCGCGCCGAGAATGAGGTCGGGCTGATCGTCACCGAGGGCACGGGCGTCGCGCGTCCGGCCTCGCTGAACGACGCCAAGGTGCCGCGCTTCCACGGCGAGAAGGAACTGGCGGCCTGGAAGAAGGTCGTCGACGAGGTCCACGCCGCCGGCGGCCTGATCGCCCCGCAGCTGTGGCACGTCGGCGCCGCCAAGGGGCCGGATCAGCTGGGCAAGGTCGACAGCCCCTCGGGCCTGTCCAAGGCCGGCGGGACGCCCTTCACCGAGCCGATGACCGACGCCGACATCGCCGACACCATCGCCGCCTTCGGCCAGGCGGCGGCCGACGCCAAGCGCCTGGGCTTCGACGCGGTCGAGCTGCACGGCGCCCACGGCTATCTGATCGACCAGTTCTTCTGGTCGGGCACCAATGTCCGCACCGACAAGTGGGGCGGCCCGACGATCGGGGAGCGCGGCCGCTTCGCCGCCGAGATCCTGAAGGCGGTTCGCGCCGCCGTCGGCCCGGACTATCCGGTGATCATCCGCCTGTCGCAGTGGAAGCAGCAGGACTACGCGGCCCGCCTGGCGACCACGCCGCAGGAGATGGAAGCCTGGCTGCAGCCGCTGGCCGACGCCGGCGCCGACATCTTCCACTGCTCGCAGCGCCGCTTCTGGGAGCCGGAGTTCGAGGGCAGCGACCTGAACTTCGCCGGTTGGGCCAAGAAGCTGACCGGCGCCCCGACCATCACCGTCGGCTCGGTCGGCCTGTCGGGCGAGTTCATCGCGGCGTTCGGCGGCGAAGGCAGCCAACCCGCCTCGCTGGACCGCCTGCTGGAACGCCTGGAGCGCAACGAGTTCGACCTGGTCGGCGTCGGCCGCGCCTTGCTGCAGGATCCGGAATGGGTCGTGAAGGTCCACGAGGGCCGCAACGACGAGCTGAAGAGCTTCGAGCGTCAGGCCCTGGGGGTTCTGTACTAG
- a CDS encoding zinc-binding dehydrogenase: protein MSATAFEMHMARTGGVEVLRGREIAPPPPGPGEARVAIEAAGVAFADIVMRTGLYPGVKAPVTPGYDFVGRIEALGPGVEGFQVGQRVAALTVTGSYATRRNVEARWLVAAPEGAPAEALVAGVLNGLTAWQMFHRVAGSVAGEWVLVHGAAGGVGGLLLDLARLSGVKAVGTASAGKKAEVEAKGGVHVDYRAEAVAARAIEISGGGVVAAFDHVGGPHLKTASLAALRDGGTAVLYGGYDATRGGKARPGAMLKMLLADRLSALKLFSESRGVVGYNVTSWRDARPEAYRQDLTQVLKLIGEGAIQPTIAKVLPLSEAGEAQALLQSAKLAGKIVLRP from the coding sequence ATGTCGGCGACGGCGTTCGAGATGCACATGGCCCGGACGGGCGGAGTCGAGGTCCTGCGCGGGCGCGAGATCGCGCCGCCGCCGCCGGGCCCCGGCGAGGCGCGCGTGGCGATCGAGGCGGCGGGCGTCGCCTTCGCCGACATCGTCATGCGCACCGGCCTCTATCCGGGGGTGAAGGCCCCGGTGACCCCGGGCTACGACTTCGTCGGCCGGATCGAGGCGTTGGGGCCAGGCGTCGAGGGCTTCCAGGTCGGCCAGCGGGTGGCGGCCCTGACGGTCACGGGCTCGTACGCCACGCGGCGCAATGTCGAGGCGCGCTGGCTTGTCGCCGCGCCGGAGGGGGCGCCGGCCGAGGCCCTGGTCGCCGGCGTGCTGAACGGCCTGACCGCCTGGCAGATGTTCCACCGCGTCGCCGGCTCCGTGGCGGGCGAGTGGGTGCTGGTCCACGGCGCGGCGGGCGGCGTTGGCGGGCTTCTGCTGGATCTGGCGCGGCTGTCCGGCGTCAAGGCGGTCGGCACGGCCTCGGCGGGCAAGAAGGCCGAGGTCGAGGCCAAGGGCGGCGTGCATGTGGACTACCGCGCAGAGGCCGTTGCGGCGCGGGCGATCGAGATTTCAGGTGGCGGCGTGGTGGCGGCCTTTGACCATGTCGGCGGGCCGCACTTGAAGACCGCCTCGCTGGCCGCCCTGCGCGATGGCGGGACCGCGGTGCTCTACGGCGGCTATGACGCGACCAGGGGCGGCAAGGCGCGGCCGGGCGCGATGCTGAAGATGCTGCTGGCCGATCGCCTGTCGGCCCTGAAGCTGTTCAGCGAAAGCCGGGGCGTCGTCGGCTACAACGTCACGTCCTGGCGCGACGCCCGGCCGGAGGCCTACCGCCAGGACCTCACCCAGGTTCTGAAGCTGATCGGAGAGGGCGCGATCCAGCCGACGATCGCCAAGGTCTTGCCGCTTAGTGAGGCCGGCGAGGCTCAGGCGCTGCTGCAGTCGGCGAAGCTGGCGGGCAAGATCGTGCTGAGGCCGTAG
- a CDS encoding ATP-binding protein — MIAAIRIPSRDDQTLRIAGLLAAFGGSIVFSLFLAGATHNLPSIWTANAVIIAGLLTLKGKARWIMLALAGVVHVAIELIAGVRLSFIVLVVPQDLIQNVLIAWSLERLGLTNRMRSPWGLARLTAAAAVLVVVFSTITTVSLALSRGRPMWSGWADWIPPNVLGLFLAMPTTIMLMDRRHKPMFPASPWQIAMLTALVVISAVAIFTWDPGLQALLFAPAMLAVFRGGPRAAAILVIASLAASIPAVLHSVGIDRNAALTPLRHAVIFHVMLFAVCLTAAMILERQKRLQALMTRGRDAARDAQASAQAANKAKSEFLATISHEIRTPLNSILGFADLVAGDPGLSPDSRRRLDLINRAGRSLVEIINDLLDFSKLEAGRMELDPGPLAPAVVLRDAVAIAGPAAEAKKLALRIEIQGGDERPLFLLDETRLRQVLLNLLSNAIKFTRDGAVTARLDVSDQRLRFEISDTGIGIAPDVQARLFQRFTQADSSISRGYGGTGLGLAISKALVSRMGGEIGVISAPGRGSCFWVELPAIPAQPTPTLDSAASSPADLRGARVLLVDDHHVNRELGYALLTLGGHETITAEDGATAVSLLRDQDFDLVLMDVHMPVMDGLAATHAIRAMEGAKARVPILALSADVMPEQIARCLAAGMDGHLAKPIVREDLLAAVARFTAASPATVTL, encoded by the coding sequence TTGATCGCGGCTATCCGAATTCCGTCGCGCGACGACCAGACTTTGCGGATCGCGGGCCTCTTGGCGGCCTTCGGAGGCTCCATCGTCTTCAGCCTGTTCCTGGCTGGCGCGACCCACAACCTGCCGTCGATCTGGACGGCCAACGCCGTGATCATCGCCGGCCTGCTGACTCTGAAGGGCAAGGCGCGATGGATCATGCTGGCGCTGGCCGGCGTCGTCCACGTCGCCATCGAACTGATCGCTGGCGTGCGCCTCTCGTTCATCGTGCTGGTGGTGCCGCAAGACCTGATCCAGAACGTCCTCATCGCCTGGAGTCTGGAGCGTCTGGGCCTGACCAACCGGATGCGCAGTCCGTGGGGCCTGGCTCGCCTGACCGCCGCCGCCGCGGTGCTGGTTGTCGTGTTCTCGACGATCACGACCGTCAGTCTGGCGCTCTCTCGCGGCAGGCCCATGTGGAGCGGCTGGGCCGACTGGATCCCGCCGAACGTGCTGGGCCTGTTCCTGGCGATGCCGACCACCATCATGCTGATGGACCGCCGCCATAAGCCGATGTTCCCGGCCTCGCCCTGGCAGATCGCCATGCTCACGGCGCTGGTGGTCATCAGCGCGGTGGCGATCTTCACCTGGGATCCTGGCTTGCAGGCCCTGCTGTTCGCCCCCGCCATGCTGGCCGTGTTCCGAGGCGGGCCTCGGGCGGCGGCGATCCTGGTCATCGCATCCCTGGCCGCCTCGATCCCCGCGGTGCTGCATAGCGTCGGCATCGACCGCAACGCGGCGCTGACGCCCCTGCGGCACGCCGTGATCTTCCACGTCATGCTGTTCGCGGTCTGCCTGACCGCCGCCATGATCCTGGAACGGCAGAAGCGCCTGCAGGCCCTGATGACGCGAGGCCGTGACGCGGCCCGCGACGCCCAGGCCAGCGCCCAGGCCGCCAACAAGGCCAAGTCCGAATTCCTGGCGACGATCAGCCACGAGATCCGCACGCCGCTGAACAGCATCCTGGGCTTCGCCGACCTCGTGGCCGGCGACCCTGGCCTGTCGCCCGACAGCCGCCGACGCCTCGATCTGATCAATCGCGCCGGCCGCTCGCTGGTCGAGATCATCAACGACCTGCTGGACTTCTCGAAGCTGGAAGCCGGCCGGATGGAGCTGGACCCGGGGCCGCTGGCGCCGGCCGTCGTGCTGCGCGACGCGGTGGCGATCGCCGGCCCCGCGGCGGAAGCCAAGAAGCTGGCTTTGAGGATAGAGATCCAAGGCGGGGACGAGCGGCCGCTCTTCCTGCTGGACGAAACGCGCCTGCGTCAGGTGCTGCTGAACCTGCTGTCCAACGCCATCAAGTTCACGCGCGACGGCGCCGTCACCGCCCGGCTCGACGTGTCGGACCAACGACTTCGGTTCGAGATCTCGGACACCGGCATCGGCATCGCGCCCGACGTCCAGGCGCGTCTGTTCCAGCGCTTCACCCAGGCCGACAGCTCCATCAGCCGCGGATATGGCGGCACCGGCCTGGGCTTGGCGATCAGCAAGGCTCTGGTCTCGCGCATGGGCGGCGAGATCGGCGTGATCAGCGCGCCGGGCCGAGGGTCGTGCTTCTGGGTCGAACTGCCCGCGATCCCCGCGCAGCCGACGCCCACACTGGACTCGGCGGCCTCGTCGCCGGCCGACCTGCGCGGCGCCCGGGTGCTGCTCGTCGACGACCACCACGTCAATCGCGAGCTGGGCTACGCCCTGCTGACGCTGGGCGGGCACGAGACGATCACCGCCGAGGACGGGGCGACGGCGGTGTCCCTGCTGCGCGACCAGGACTTCGATCTGGTGCTGATGGACGTGCACATGCCCGTGATGGATGGCCTGGCCGCCACTCACGCCATCCGCGCCATGGAGGGCGCCAAGGCTCGCGTGCCGATCCTGGCGCTCAGCGCCGACGTCATGCCCGAGCAGATCGCCCGCTGCCTCGCCGCCGGCATGGACGGCCACCTGGCCAAGCCGATCGTTCGAGAGGATCTGCTGGCGGCGGTGGCGCGCTTCACCGCCGCTTCGCCCGCGACCGTTACCCTCTAG